The sequence below is a genomic window from Wyeomyia smithii strain HCP4-BCI-WySm-NY-G18 chromosome 1, ASM2978416v1, whole genome shotgun sequence.
GCATAGTCAATATGGATCCTGTCCcatggtttcattggtttcggTCATGACTCGAGTGTAGTCTTGCGAGACGATCTTGTTGCAACTGCACAGAAACTACACTGACGCACAAACGATTTAACTTCATCGTCGATGTCGGGCCAGAAAACGTAGCTTTTTACTAGTAATTTCATTCCATCGATTCACGGTGAAGTATTCGAATGATACATTTGCGAAATCGTTCAGGAACTACAACACGATCGCAAAACATAACACCTCCTTGGGTAACATGAAGACCAGAGGTAGAAGAACTGTTTGGCCAACCGTTGCAGATGTAGTGTATTACCTCTTGTAAAAGCGGGTCGACGATCGGGTTTCTTTGGCGATCATATCTGATGTAACTGGCAAACTAGACATCGAATCTTCGAGAAAGGCCTCGATAGTTTTGGCAGGGTGTGAACTGAGACCATGTTTATCGACGATGTGACCCAGAAATTTAATCTGCGaaagaaaaaacgaaatcatttttcGATGCGCAGGTGAAATTCAGATTTTTTAATGCGCTGAAGTTGTTCAGAGTTGCGATCTTCCTGAGTCTTTCCAGCAATTATTTTATCGTCCAGGTATGGCTTCACGTTTGGTATTACAGAAACCATGCTTTCCATGATCCTCTGGAACGCTCCAGGCGCAGATTAGACCCAGGACAGCAATCTATTGTATACTGGAACAAATCTTTGTGCGTTTATAGTGAGCAGTATAAGATACCCTGTCTAAACTTCGACTTGGAGATAGGCATCCGAAAAATCGATACAGAAGAAGATACGGTGGCCGGCTACTTTAACGAATATATCGTCCGGAGGCGGCAGCGACTGTCAATGTGACTTGAGTGCGCCATTGAGAGCTGTAGACTAGTCACCACGAATGCGTGGCCCAATCAGAGAACTGGACTGGCGAGATGACGTCGTTGGCTTGAAGTCTCTGAAGCTCAACGTTCGGCAGGGCAGCGTACGCCCTAGGTCCCTTTGGGTAGTAAACTGGTCGAGCATCTGGCGTTGCATTAGCTTGTTTGCAACATCCGAGGGTTGACTGGAACACTTTAGGATACTTGGCTTGCAACTTCTGCATTATCATCTTAGAATTTTGCTGAATGGTGGCGCCCGTCATTCTATCATCACACCTGGGATTGTGAAATTCTCAGATTCCAGAGAAATGTGATTCAATGATCTTCTCGTTACTAACTAGACTGGCGTTACCATTTTGAAGAGCTGACATCCGCTGTGGCTGGTTTGCAATGAGATTCGTCAGCCAGATAATCGCTTGCTTCAGATCTTGATCGAGATGATCCAAAATTCTATTCATTatcattgtatatttttggctAAGAATAAAAGTATGATTCTTAGCCAAAAATTTACAATGATAATGAATAGAATTTCAAGGGCGGGGGCCtggcgtggttggtaacgtctccaccaaccacggtcgacgcctgggttcgaatccaaacgccgacataggtgtcgatggttgtggggtggcgtgatccactcacaaccaacccaacaggtctagattcaattctagccgacaccgggagattttctaaggcgaaaaatctctgggatcacgccttccatcgcatgaggaagaaaAGTCGTTcgcaccggtccgttaatcaacgggtcgtaagttagggtcctgggtggagtcgcctccctgggcgtcggtaattggcgcaACAACAggggcggaaatagaccgacggaaaataggcgagaataaaaaaatgaatagaaTTTCGAATCATCTCGGAAGCCCATTTTGTGACCGTGACAGAGTGTCTCAGAAATTTGTTGACAGATAGTTTACCGACCGAAGACTCACTGATCGTTTTTGCTCGATAACTATACATATTAGGTATAAGTTTTTCGATTTGCTGGGTCACCTGTTTCGACAATTTGTAACTCAAAAAACctcaaaattttctttttgatattaaatttcaaatcaaCTTTGATTTGGTGTATAATAAAGGTCTATTAATGACcttaaacatttttcataatggggcttattacgggagtcacttcacggtgagatgacaaccgtaataggcacgttaaaagtgattcccatttgatttgcacgcgaCTTTTTTTCtccgtgagattttttcacttcgttctcaccgtgaagtgacatccgtaataagcccaaATAACATTCACGTTGTCTCCTTCATTGAGTCTTTCATGGGGAgaagaaattatcaaaaaaaaaaataataataataaataaatatcttaATTTAACATTGAGCACATATGAACAATGGACATTGCATATTTCTATCTAGGGCTCTATTGTAGAAGTTGAGTAGACTTGACTCGAACATGTATTTCTAATGAGACGAGTTGCTCGTGGGCTATAACGATTAGCAATTTGTTTCTATAATGCATCGCGAGTGGATATATACTTGAAAAAAGAGAACCAACATTTCAAAAATCCACAGTCGTAAGCGGGATTGCTTCTAAACTAAATCAAACCAACGTTTCAGAATTCGAGCGACGGTGATCGATTATTTATGAAAGcataaattaataaaatctTGTTCAATTAAAGCAGAGAATGAAGCGATAAACAGAACAGGGCTGGCTGTGACGAGGGAGGAAACTATTTTTCAATTGCTTCCCGTTGTTTTTGCATTTCTTTTTCGAATTGCAGCAGCTTGATTTCCATGACCTCCCGGATGGCATCCCGAATTTTCGATTTCTCCATTCCAAGTACTTCTATTTTTTCCATTTGTTTCTGCACAAAATCTACACGCCGCTTGAACAGATCCTTCGCACCCTCCAGGTCCTACAATAATAGTATAGAGAAATTGCATTTGTAGTGTTCTTCGGATGTTGACTTACATTCTGCACGTAGTAACCAGTGCCGATGTCTATGATCACATTATCCGCATCCTTGATTGTCCCTGGTACGTACATACTCCCTGTCAGAGGAACCAGGATTTGCTTTTCGGTCCAGTCGGGCTTGAATTGTTCCAACGCTTCCTTTGAGCCGGAATATTTGACGCGGGCCATTTTTAACGCCTGCAGTGATTCTTGGAACAACGTAAGCTCCTGCAAACACAAGTCATATTCATTCTTCAAAATCAATCACCCA
It includes:
- the LOC129730412 gene encoding probable prefoldin subunit 5, with amino-acid sequence MSAISATEKPQMQQIDLSTLNLQQLTQLKNQLDQELTLFQESLQALKMARVKYSGSKEALEQFKPDWTEKQILVPLTGSMYVPGTIKDADNVIIDIGTGYYVQNDLEGAKDLFKRRVDFVQKQMEKIEVLGMEKSKIRDAIREVMEIKLLQFEKEMQKQREAIEK